A genomic stretch from Zeimonas sediminis includes:
- a CDS encoding gamma-glutamyltransferase family protein, which translates to MIQTPAALGGMIVAPHHLAAQAGRDVLRDGGNAVEAMVAAAAAIAVVYPHMNAIGGDGFWLIHEPGKPPVAIDACGAAAGLADRSFYAGLDAIPSRGPKAALTVAGTISGWAKALEVAQGWGKPLPLSRLLADAIRHGRDGVAVTASQAALTRQKLDGLKDAPGFADAYLVDGEPPARGHLLRQPALAQTLQTLAERGLDDFYRGGLAAKIAAGLERLGSPLRAADLAAHQARIVEPLSVRLADATVYNLPPPTQGLAALMILGIFDRLAVTEGEGFAHLHGLVESTKRAFRVRERIVTDPGRVPEPPASFLADEVLDRLAEEIDMARALAWPEPAAPGDTIWMGAIDREGRAVSFIQSVYWEFGSGVVVPGTGICWQNRGTSFSLDPAALNALEPGRKPFHTLNPALALFDDGRVMPYGTMGGEGQPQTQAAVFTRYARFGQTLQQAVSAPRWLLGRTWGDVSTSLKLESRFDAELVESLRAAGHQVELLAEGFSDTMGHAGALVRHPDGLIEGASDPRSDGAAAGV; encoded by the coding sequence CAGGCCGGCCGCGACGTGCTCCGTGACGGCGGCAACGCGGTCGAGGCGATGGTGGCCGCGGCCGCCGCGATCGCCGTCGTCTATCCGCACATGAACGCGATCGGCGGCGACGGCTTCTGGCTGATCCACGAGCCGGGCAAGCCGCCGGTGGCGATCGACGCCTGCGGCGCTGCCGCCGGGCTGGCCGACCGGAGCTTCTACGCCGGACTCGACGCGATCCCGTCGCGCGGACCGAAGGCAGCGCTCACTGTCGCTGGAACCATCAGCGGCTGGGCCAAGGCGCTGGAGGTGGCGCAAGGCTGGGGCAAGCCGCTGCCGCTGTCGCGGCTGCTCGCCGACGCGATCCGGCACGGCCGCGACGGCGTGGCGGTCACCGCCAGCCAGGCGGCGCTCACCCGGCAGAAGCTCGACGGCCTGAAGGACGCGCCCGGCTTCGCCGACGCTTACCTGGTCGACGGCGAGCCGCCGGCGCGCGGCCACCTACTGCGCCAGCCGGCGCTCGCGCAGACGCTGCAGACGCTGGCCGAGCGCGGGCTCGACGACTTCTACCGCGGTGGCCTGGCCGCGAAGATCGCCGCCGGGCTCGAGCGGCTCGGCAGCCCGCTGCGCGCGGCCGACCTGGCCGCGCACCAGGCGCGCATCGTGGAGCCGTTGTCGGTTCGGCTGGCCGACGCCACCGTCTACAACCTGCCGCCGCCCACGCAGGGGCTCGCCGCGCTGATGATCCTCGGCATCTTCGACCGGCTCGCGGTCACCGAGGGCGAGGGCTTCGCGCACCTGCACGGGCTGGTCGAATCGACCAAGCGCGCCTTCCGCGTGCGCGAGCGGATCGTGACCGACCCGGGCCGCGTGCCCGAGCCGCCCGCGTCCTTCCTGGCCGACGAAGTGCTCGACCGGCTGGCCGAGGAGATCGACATGGCCCGTGCGCTGGCCTGGCCCGAGCCGGCCGCGCCCGGCGACACGATCTGGATGGGCGCGATCGACCGCGAGGGCAGGGCGGTCAGCTTCATCCAGAGCGTTTACTGGGAGTTCGGCTCCGGCGTCGTGGTGCCCGGCACCGGCATCTGCTGGCAGAACCGCGGCACCAGCTTCTCGCTCGACCCGGCCGCGCTGAACGCGCTCGAGCCGGGCCGCAAGCCCTTCCACACGCTGAACCCGGCGCTCGCGCTGTTCGACGACGGCCGGGTCATGCCCTACGGCACGATGGGCGGCGAGGGCCAGCCGCAGACCCAGGCCGCGGTGTTCACCCGCTACGCGCGCTTCGGCCAGACGCTGCAGCAGGCGGTCAGCGCGCCGCGCTGGCTGCTCGGCCGCACCTGGGGCGACGTCAGCACCAGCCTGAAGCTGGAGAGCCGCTTCGACGCGGAGCTGGTCGAGTCGCTGCGCGCGGCCGGCCACCAGGTCGAGCTGCTCGCGGAGGGCTTCAGCGACACGATGGGCCATGCCGGCGCGCTGGTGCGGCATCCGGACGGCCTGATCGAGGGCGCGTCCGATCCGCGCAGCGACGGCGCGGCGGCCGGGGTCTGA